A single Antechinus flavipes isolate AdamAnt ecotype Samford, QLD, Australia chromosome 5, AdamAnt_v2, whole genome shotgun sequence DNA region contains:
- the LOC127564534 gene encoding LOW QUALITY PROTEIN: olfactory receptor 10AC1-like (The sequence of the model RefSeq protein was modified relative to this genomic sequence to represent the inferred CDS: inserted 1 base in 1 codon) yields MEGAWNGTEMPPGFYLQGFSEFPRLQPFLFVLLLIIHLATLSGNLIILVSVASVATRPPMLLFLCQLSAIELCYTLVVVPRCLADLARAQERGSPISFVGCAVQMQMFVALGGAECFLLAAMAYDRYVAICHPLRYPVLMTSGLCGRLAISCCXGGLVVSLFLTVAVFQLPFCGSHLLVHFFCDITALLHLACTRSYMEELPLLGACIILLLVPSFLILTSYGAIVGALRRLHSSGGRRKAASTCVSHLAVTLLHYGCATFMYARPKTSYAPKRDRTLALIYTNVTPLLYPLIYSFRNREVTTAIHRVLSLKGDGHSLVTG; encoded by the exons ATGGAGGGTGCATGGAATGGCACAGAGATGCCTCCTGGCTTCTATCTGCAAGGCTTCTCTGAATTTCCTCGCCTACAGCCTTTCCTCTTTGTGCTCCTGTTAATCATACACCTGGCCACCTTGAGTGGAAACCTGATCATCCTTGTGTCTGTGGCCTCAGTGGCCACTCGCCCCCCAATGCTGCTCTTCCTGTGCCAGCTGTCAGCTATCGAGCTCTGCTATACACTGGTAGTTGTGCCCCGCTGCCTGGCCGACCTGGCCAGGGCCCAGGAAAGGGGCAGCCCCATCTCTTTTGTGGGCTGTGCAGTGCAAATGCAAATGTTCGTGGCCCTTGGAGGAGCCGAGTGCTTCCTGCTGGCAGCCATGGCCTATGACCGCTATGTGGCCATCTGCCACCCTCTACGTTACCCTGTCTTGATGACTTCAGGGCTCTGTGGGAGGCTGGCTATAAGCTGCT CTGGGGGGCTGGTGGTCTCCCTGTTTCTCACAGTGGCTGTCTTCCAACTGCCCTTTTGTGGCTCCCACTTGTTGGTTCACTTCTTTTGTGACATTACTGCCCTTCTGCACCTTGCCTGTACCAGGAGCTACATGGAAGAACTGCCCCTCCTCGGAGCttgcattatattattattggTGCCCTCTTTCCTGATTCTGACTTCCTACGGTGCCATCGTGGGTGCCCTGCGACGTCTGCATTCATCTGGAGGCCGCAGGAAAGCTGCATCCACGTGCGTCTCCCACCTGGCAGTTACCCTGCTGCACTATGGCTGTGCTACCTTCATGTACGCCCGGCCCAAGACCAGCTATGCCCCGAAGCGGGACCGGACGCTGGCCCTCATCTATACTAATGTGACACCCCTCCTCTACCCACTCATCTACAGTTTCCGCAATCGAGAAGTCACCACAGCCATCCACAGGGTACTGAGTTTGAAAGGAGATGGCCACTCCTTGGTGACTGGGTGA